The sequence AGGGGTGCTTTTTGTTCCTATTGTGAGCAGTTTTTTCCCTTTTCATCTCGATTTCGTTCGCGGAGCCGGGTTGCTGGTAGCGCTTTCCGGGGCTCTTTCCGCAGGTCCGTCTCTGCTGAGAAAAGGGCTTGCCGATCTGAAACTCAGCCTTCCGCTCTCCCTTATCGGCTCTGTCAGCTCGATTGCCGGAGCTATCGCAGGTCTCATGATGTCCGCGGACAGCGTACAGCTTCTTCTGGGAATTGCCATTATTTCCATTGCAGCCATCATGATGAAAGCCGGAAAATCCGGCTATCCGGAAGTCGGCGAGTCTGACGTGATCGCGAAAGCTCTCGGTATTTCCGGGAGTTATTATGAACCGACTATCGACGAAACCGTCAACTGGAAAGTTCATCGTACCCCGGTGGGACTGGTGCTGTTTTTCTTTATCGGTTTTATCGGAGGCATGTTCGGCATGGGTGCGGGCTGGGCAAATGTGCCCGTGCTCAATCTTCTTATGGGAGCCCCGCTCAAGGTTGCCGTGGCCACAAGCGGGCTGGTGCTCTCCATGAACGGAGCCGCCGCGGCCTGGATCTACCTGTACAAAGGCGCCGTGCTTCCGTTGATTGCCGTGCCGGCTGTCGGCGGGGTTATGCTTGGCTCGAAGATAGGAGCAAGAATGCTCACGAAGGTCAACACCGGTTCGGTACGCATTGTCGTGATTGTCATGATGGTCATAGCCGGAGTTCGTTCAATTATAAAAGGGATGGGGCTATGAACGGCAAAAAGCGGGAAAAAGCGGAAATCGACAAGGTACAGCTTGTCTATGCTTCAGTACTCGATGTTGTTTCGCATATCGGTATGGCGCTGATTGCGGCAGGTTTTCTCATCTATGTGCTCAAGCTTCTTCCTCTGACCGTATCCATCGAAGACGTTGCCGCTCACTGGCAAATGAGAGCTGCCGACATGAACCGTATTCTCACGGTTCCCTCGGGCTGGTCGTGGGTGCAGGACCCTCTTCATGGGGATGTCCTCAGCTATTTTTCGATCGTTTTTCTTTCGATGGCGGCCATGATTTGTCTTGTCTCCGTCATTCCGGTTTTTCTCGGCGAAAAGAACCGGACATATGCCCTGATTGCCCTGCTTCAGGTTATGGTGCTCGCTGCTGCGGTTGTCGGTATAGCTTCCTGAGATAACCGACCGTCGATTGACCGAAAAAATGGCAGGAAATTCTTGTTTCTTTCCAGACTTATTATTATAATTATATAATTGTTTGGTTATATAGTTTAGAGTCGCATCAATATCGCGACACCTTACCCCGAAAGAACATTTAAAAAAAGAGGAGGCTCCATGTCTGAATTTACAGTCAACCGTACGCTCGATTGTTCCGGAATGAACTGTCCGCTGCCGATTCTGAAAACCAAGAAAGAGGTTGATCAGATGCAGAGCGGCGAAGTTCTCAAGATGATATCAACGGATTCCGGTTCCGCAAACGACATGGCTTCATGGTCGAACAGAACAGGCCATAAAATTGTAGACAGCACCACCGAAGGCGGCACCTATACCTTCTACATCCAGAAATCCTGACCGGGAGAATCACTATGGCTGACACCAAGAAGCTCGCTATAATCGCATCGAAAGGCACACTTGACTGGGCCTACCCTCCGTTTATTCTTGCCTCCGCTGCGGCGGCCATGGATATGGAAGCGGTGCTGTTTTTTACTTTTTACGGCCTTCCGCTGCTGAAAAAAGAGATCGATCTCAAAGTCACTCCGATAGGCAATCCGGCTATGCCGATGAAAATGCCTTTCGGGAGCAAGGATTTTCAGGGCATCAACTGGCCCATTCCGAATATCATCTCCGGAAACGTTCCGGGATTCGACAATATGGCAACCATGCTCATGAAGGAAACCTTCAAGAAAAAAGGGGTCGCCACCATCGAGGAACTTCGCGGGATGTGCCAGGAGAGCGGCGTACGGTTTATCGCCTGCCAGATGACCATGGATGTTTTCGGTTTTGAGAGGAAGGATTTTATTGACGGCGTCGAATACGGCGGAGCAGCCATGTTCCTTGAGTATGCCGCCGATGCGAATATGTCGCTTTTTATCTGAACTGTTTACGAGCAAATTCCAGGGTTAAACGGTTGCCGGCGTTCATGTGACTGATGCCGGCATCTTCGCCCTTTGGTTTAACCCGTCGAGATAAGGAGATCGTGCAATCAAACGCCATCTGGTCATCAGCAGGATTTCATGTTTTTTTTATTCGAGGGTGGCGGGTTATTTCCGGATTTCTCTGCTTCGGAAAGTTTCCGAGACACCTCTGCTCTGAAAGATGCGGTTTCAGACCTCTCTTTTTGTTACATCAGGTAACCGATGTACATGCGGAAAAGATCATGTGAGATTCCCCT comes from Chlorobium limicola DSM 245 and encodes:
- a CDS encoding sulfite exporter TauE/SafE family protein, yielding MRAAGSNKLLPVLCTVLPAVILLLLPPDLLAASLPPAAPTAWWIWVLLLFVFSFFLGIVSVLAGVGGGVLFVPIVSSFFPFHLDFVRGAGLLVALSGALSAGPSLLRKGLADLKLSLPLSLIGSVSSIAGAIAGLMMSADSVQLLLGIAIISIAAIMMKAGKSGYPEVGESDVIAKALGISGSYYEPTIDETVNWKVHRTPVGLVLFFFIGFIGGMFGMGAGWANVPVLNLLMGAPLKVAVATSGLVLSMNGAAAAWIYLYKGAVLPLIAVPAVGGVMLGSKIGARMLTKVNTGSVRIVVIVMMVIAGVRSIIKGMGL
- a CDS encoding sulfurtransferase TusA family protein, whose product is MSEFTVNRTLDCSGMNCPLPILKTKKEVDQMQSGEVLKMISTDSGSANDMASWSNRTGHKIVDSTTEGGTYTFYIQKS
- the dsrE2 gene encoding sulfur carrier protein DsrE2, with the translated sequence MADTKKLAIIASKGTLDWAYPPFILASAAAAMDMEAVLFFTFYGLPLLKKEIDLKVTPIGNPAMPMKMPFGSKDFQGINWPIPNIISGNVPGFDNMATMLMKETFKKKGVATIEELRGMCQESGVRFIACQMTMDVFGFERKDFIDGVEYGGAAMFLEYAADANMSLFI